CGCCGTCTGTGCCGGCTCAGCCGCGGCAATACCGCCGCCGATCACGACGCCACTGAGAAGTATCAAGAGCCGCAAGCCCATACGCTCACCCCACATTGCCGCTGCCTGTAGCATGCCGCCCGCGTCCGGTCACGCCTGCTTGCGCCCGTTGGCCAGCACGGGCAGCCGCGCCGCCAGCCCGCGCAGCCCGGCGGCCAGCCGCGCCACCGGCTGCCAGCGTCCGAGATCGTCCAACAACGAGTAGGCCACCGGCGTCAGCAGCAGCGTCAGCAGCAAGCACAGCGCCTGACCGCCGATGATCACCTTGGCCATCGAGGCGCGTGTGCCCGAGCCCGGCCCGCGTCCCAAGGCGATCGGAATCATGCCCGCCACCAGCATGACCGTGGTCATCAAGATCGGCCGCAGCCGCACGTGGTTGGCTTGCAGGATCGCCGCCTCGCGCGCCAGGCCCTGCGCCCGCAAGGTGTTGGTATAATCAATCTGCAGGATGCCGTTCTTCTTGACGATGCCGAAGAGCATGAACAAGCCGAGAATGCTGTACATGTTCAGCGTATCCCCGAGTACCAGCAGTGAGACCAGCGCGAACGGGATCGACAGCGGCAGCGCCAGCAGGATCGTGATCGGGTGCAGAAAGCTCTCGAACTGCGCCGCCAGAATCATGTACATGAAGATCAAACTGAGGGCGAAAGCGATGATGAAGTTGGTGCCGGTCTCCGCCAGCGCCTTGGCCCGCCCGGAGAACTTTGCCCGGTAGGTCGCCGGCATCTCCAACCCGGCGATGAGCTGGTCGATGCGCTCGGTGGCGGTGCTCAGAGCGATGCCGTCGAGGTTGGCTACCAGCGTCACTTTGCGCTGGCGGTTGAAATGGTCGATCTCGGCCGGGCCGCGCTCTTCGCTCCAACTCGCCAGGTTGGCCAGCCGGATCAGCTCACCGCGCGGAGTAGCGACCATGAGATCGCCGAGGGCACGCGGGTCGGACCGGTCCGCCAGCTCGGCGCGCAGCCAGACGTCGTACTGGTCCTGCTCTTCCTTGAACTTGGTGACCGGCTCGCCGCCGACCAGCGTTTGCAGCGTGGCGGCGATGTCCTGCACCTTGATGCCGAACTCGGAAGCCTTGGGCCGTGAGATCTGCACCCGCAGCTCGGGCTGGCGCACCGACAGCGTGGTGTCGACATCGACGATGCCGCGGGTGCTGCGCATGCCGGCCATGATCTTCTCGGAATACTCCGCCAGCTTCTCGATGCTCGGGCCGCTGAGGTCGAGCTCGATCTCGGTCTGCCGCTGGCCGCCACCGACGAAGAGGTTGATGTTCTGCACACTGGCGCGCAAGTCGGGAAAATCCGCCAGCACTTCGCGCGCCTGCTTCATGACCGCGAGCTGGGAGAAGGGGCGTTCCTCCAGTTCGCTCAAGCGCACGTACACGGTGCCTTGCGTCACCGGCCCCGAGCCGGCTTTCAAGCGGCCGCTGGCGTCGCCGATGGTGGTCAACAGGTGGCGCACCGCCGGCAGTTGCTGCAAGCGCGCTTCCAACTCGGCGAACACCTGGCTGGTGCGGCTGAGGCTGTAGCCCTCCGGGGTTTGGATGACGACCTCGAACTCGCTCTGGTCATCCTGCGGCAGGAAGTCCTTTCCGAGACCGCGAAACAGCGGCACCGAGGTGTAGACGGTGACGATCGAGAGGGCGATGATGACCCAGCGATGGTGCAGCGACCAGCGCAGGATCGCGCCGTAGCCGCGAGCGATGGCGGCGTAGGCGCCGCGCTGGCGCGAGTGGCGGCCGCGCGTCACCCGCAGAAAGCGCGAGCACAGCATCGGGGTGAGGGTGAAAGAGATCAGCAGCGACACCATGATGGCGCAGGCCACCGTAATCCCGTAGCTGTGCAAGAAGCGGCCGGCGCGGCCGGACATGAAGGCCACCGGCAGGAAGATAACTACGAGTGATAACGTGGTGGCCATCACCGCCAGGCTGATTTCCTTGGTCGCGGCCGAGGCCGCATCGAGGGCGCTGGCACCGCGCTCTTCCATGTGGCGGAAGATGTTCTCCAGCACCACCACCGCGTCGTCGATCACCACGCCGGTGGCCAGCACCAAGCCCAGCATGGTGAGGTTGTTGATGGTGAAGCCGAGGGCACGCATGAGCGTGAAGGTGGAGATGATCGAGGCCGGGATGGCGACCGCGGCAATCAGCGTCGCCCGCAGGTTGGCGATGAACAGCATCACCGTCAGGCTGACCAGCACCGCGGCCAGCACCAGGTGGAACTGGACCTCGTCGATCGAGCGCTTGATGAAGCGGGAGTGATCGCGGATGACCTCGAGTTGAATGTCGCGCGGCAGCACTTGGGCCAGCTGATCGAGCCGGCGCTTGACGGTGTCGATCACCTCCACCGTATTGGTGCCGGACTGCTTGCGCAGCAGCAGGTTAACCGCCACCCGGCCGTCGAGGCGCGCCCGGCTGCGCGGCTCGACGAAGCTGTCGGTCACCGTCCCTACGTCACCGATGGTGAGGGGCCGGCCGTGGACGTTGCCGACGATGAGCTTGGTAAAATCGGCCACCGAGCCGATGCGCCCCATGGTGCGCAGCACCAACTCCTTCGGCCCTTGGTCGACGCGGCCGCCGGGAACCTCGAGGTTCTGCGCCCGCAGCGCCGCCTTGATCTGCTGCACCGACAAGTTGTAGGCGGCCAGCTTGCCGGTATCGACGCTGACATTGATGGCGCGATCGAGGCCGCCGGTGAGGATCACCGAGCCGACGCCGCGCAAGGTCTCGACGTCTTCTTTCACCAGCTTGCGGGCGATCTCGGTGACCTCGCGCAGGTCGCGGTCGCCGGAGACGGCAATGCTCAGAATCGGCGAGGACTCGACGTCGAACTTATCGACCACCGGCGTGTCGGTGCCTTCCGGCAGCTGCGAGATCACCGCCGCCACCTTGTCACGCACGTCTTGTGCGGCGGCTTCGCGGTTGCGTTCGAGCACGAACATGACGACGATGAACGAGAGCCCCTCTTTGGTCACCGAGCGCAGTTCGTCGATGCCTTCGATGGTGTTGACCGCTTCTTCCAGCGGCTTGGTGATGCCGCTCTCCACTTCCTCGACACTGGCGCCCTGCAAGGTCGTGGTGACGGTGACGATGGGGAAGTCGATGTTGGGAAACAAATCAACCGCCAGCTGGCGGTAGGAGAACAGCCCGAGCACCACCAAGAAGGCGATCATCATGGTGGCGAAGACGGGCCGGCGAATGCAAAGGTCGGCGAGGCGCATGGTAGGGGCTGGGCTACTCGAGTCGGCGTTGGCGCTTGCTGGGTCCGCCAGCCGGGCGCGCGACCGGTGATTGGCACCGGCGCATCAGCCGGCCTGCTCGCGTTTTTCCTCCTGCTTGCGGACGCTGACCGCGGCGCCGTTTTGGAGCTTGCTGAGGCCCGAGGTCGCCACCAGCTCGCCGGCCCGCAGCCCTTGGGTGATCTCGATCAGGCCTTCGGCCGAGCGCGTGCCCGGCTGAACTTGGCGCTCGTGCGCCGCGTTGTCGGCAATCACGAACAGCTTGGTGACGCCGGCGAAGGTGATCAAGGCTTCCGGCGGAACCATCACGGCGTCGTCGTCGCGGCGCGTCACGATGGCGGCGTTGGCAAAGAAGCCGGCCTTGAGCTGGCGCTCGTGATTGTCGACCAACGCCTCGACCGTGAGCGAGCGGTTGTCGCGGTTGGAGGCGGGGCTGATGCGGGTCAAACGGCCCTCGAACACGGTACCGGGAAAGGCATCGACGCGTACCCGCACTCCTTGTTGCAACTGTAGCTCGTTGGCGAAGCGCTCGGGCACGTCGCCGCGCAGCTTAAGCGGATCATCGGCCACCAGCGCGAACAACGGTGTGCCCGGGCGGACGTACTCGCCGGCCGAGACCAGCCGCTTGGCCACCGAGCCGGTCAGCGGCGAGCGCACTCGGGCGTGGCTCAGCGTCACCGTGAAGGTGTCGCGCTGCGCCTCGATCACCGCGACGTGCGTCTTCATGGTCTCGTACTCGGTCGGCGAAATCACTTTCTGTTCGACCAGCTGGCGGCCACGGGCCTCGTCGGCGCGGGCCTTGGCCAAGGTGGCTTCGACCTCGCGCAAGCGGGCTCGCAGCTGGTCATCCTCAACTTCGGCCAGCACCTGCTCGGCGTCGATGTGGTCGCCCATGTCGGCGGTGATCGACTTGATCTGCCCCTCGACTTGGCTCGATAGCGTCACCTCCTCGTTGCCGAAGAGCGTGCCGACGAAGCTGACCTGCCGTTCGCTGGGGCGGATTACGGCGGCGGCCACGGTCACCGGCACCGCAGCCTGAGCCGGCGTCGCCGCCGCCGGCAGGGTGTCGCCATGAGGCGCACAGCCGGCACTCAAGAGCAGCAACAGCGCCAGCATTCCTCGACGTCGTGTCATGATATCGACTTGCCTCCTCGTCGGTGTTGCAATTGGCGGCGGGCCACCGTCGGCCGCGCCAGCCGTGCGCCGGCCACGCCCTCGCCGCGGGTAACGCGCCCGACCTCGGCGGCGTTGACGGTAACGCCGTGCAGGAAAGCCGCGGCGATGACATTGGCCAGCGCCGCCGGGCGGTCGCCCGGAGCGCGAAACAAAGCCGCCGAGCGGATCATGCCGAAGAGGATCTCCACCGCTTGGCGCGGGTGTTGCCGGCCCAGCGTCGGCCGCGGCAGGGCGCGTTCGAGCACGCCGCGAACTTGTTCGACGACCTCCTCGCGCTGCTGCTGCCACTCGGCGCGCTCGCGCGGATCGAGCTTGGGCTCGTGGCGGTGGAGCAGGATGAAGAAGTCGCGCCGATTCCAGAAGTAGCGCAGGATCGTCTCGACCAGCCGTTGGATGATCACCGCCAGCGGCGCCGGCTGCCGCAAAGCCTCGTCGACCGCCGCCCGCATCCCCTTCAACCCCTCCACGATGGTGGCGAAGTAGAGCGCCTCCTTGGAGTCGAAGTAGCGGTAGATCGTGCCCTTGCCGATGCCCAGCTTGGCCGCGATGTCGTCGGTAAGCACCTCGTGGAACTCGCGCTGGGCGAAGACCTCGGTGGCACAGCGCAGAATCGCGGCACGTATATCGGGGCTTTTCTTGCGACCTCGCATGGCTGGCCTGAATTCCGGACTGACCAGTCCGTCAAGCTAGCAGAGGTCGCCCGGCAGTCAACCACGCCCGCGCAAATCGGCGCCGCCGGCACTATCCCGGCCCACCGGTGACTTCAGAACACGTCCTTCAGCGCACGCACTTTGGCGAAGATGCTGACCTCGTCCGTGGCCAGCTCGGGGTACTGGCGCCGCAAGGTGGCGCGCAGCTCGGGGCTGCGGCAGCGCAGAAACGGGTTGGTAGCCTGCTCGATCGCGAGGGTGGTCGGGGTGGTCGGCTGGTGGCGCTTGACCAACTCGACGACACGGTCGTACTGCCGGCGCAAGGCTTGGTTCTGCGGCTCGAGGGAAAGTGCGAAGCGCAGGTTCTTCTCGGTGTACTCGTGGCCGAAGTAAACCCGGGTGTCGTCGGGCAAGGCCAGCAGCAGCGACAGCGACCGCAGCATCATCGCGGCGTCGCCCTCGAACAGGCGGCCGCAGCCGCCGGCGAAGAGGGTGTCGCCGGTGAACAGCGCGTGTTCCTGTGAGCAGTAGTAGGCCACGTGACCGGTGGTGTGCGCCGGAATCAGGAGCACGCGCAGGGCGAGGTTGCCGATGGCCACGGTGGCGCCGTCCTCCACCCGTTGAGTGAGCCCGGGGATGCGCTCATCGACGCCGTAGACGGCGAGCTGCGGATGGCTTGCGAGCAAGGCCTCGTGGCCGCCGACATGGTCATAGTGGTGGTGCGTCGGGAGAACTGCCGTCAGCGTGGCCCGCTCGCGCTTGGCGGCCTCGATCACCGCTTGCGCCTCGGCGCAATCGACGACCGCGGCCATCTTAGTCGCCTCGTCCACGATGAGGTAGGCGTAGTTGTCCGTAAGCTGGGGGATGATAACGACCTTCATAGCGTTCTTCCTGCCACTGGAGCCTCCACCACCTCAGTCTCGCAGATCACGGGGTAGGACTTCAAACAGCGCGCGGGCGACTCCGGAACGGGCCGTCTTTGAGCCGATCACGCTCTGCAAGATAGCGCACCAAGTCCGGAGGACAACCTGGATCGTCGGGATCGGGCACCAGCGACGAGAACACGATGGCGCGCGTAGGCCGCCGGCGGCTTACGCGCCCACGACCGATGCAGCGTTGAGACGTGCCCCCGTTGCGGGCTCTTCTGCCGCACGCTACCTGGCCTCCAATTGCCGATAAGTGATGCGATCGATGCCAAGGTCACGGATTCGCGCGGCGACGCGGGGACTGGTGAGCGCGGCCAGCTCGGCTTCGCTCTCGTAGTTCGCCGGGCGCCAGCGCCGGGCTTCGGCGTCCAACAACGCCGGATGGCAGTACAGCTCGGTGACGCCGGGCGCCAGCCGCGGCAGCAGCCGCAACAAGTAGGCTTCGGTGAGGTGACCGCTTTGGTGCAAGCCGAACAAGCGATCGGGATGACGCACGCCTTGGGCCGCCAGCCGCGGCCGGGCATAAGCGCTGAGCGCGTTGAACGTCAGCCCTTCGGCGAGCTTGCGGGCGGCGTGGCGGCGGTCGAGCCGCAAGGCCGTTACCAGCGGCTCGCGCGTCAGGCGCACGGCGCGGATGCCGTACTGTGCCGAGAGCGCCACTAACAGGTTGAGGATGGTCGGATGCAGGTGGATGTTGACGTGACCGTCGACGTGCGACAGCGTCAAGCCGGCGGCGAGGAATTTCTCGATTTGTGCACACACCTCTCGGCGCACCTGTTGGCGTACTCCGAGTTTGAAGAAGTAACCCAGGGCGGCGCGGATCGGCTGGGTGCGAAAGAACCCACCCGCGTCAACCAAGTCGGGAATCGCGCGCGGCGGCAGCGTCGCCCGCCCTTGCGCCAACACCAGGTGCAGCCCGACGCTGAGCGCCGGCGCCGCGTGCGCCAACTCGATCGCTTCGGCCGCTGCCGCGCCGTTCACCATCAGGCTGGCGTCGCCGAGGATGCCCTCGCGGTGCGCGCGCAACACCGCGGCGTTGACCCCAGCCGACATGCCGAAGTCATCGGCCGAGACGATCAGGCGCCGGCTCACGTTCAGCCCCGGGCGGCTTCCGGCTTGGCCAGCGGGGGCAATCCCCCGTGCAAGCGCGACAAGATCAGCAACCCAATACCGGCCCACACCAGCTCGCGAATGCGCCGCAAGATGCCCAGCGACAAGCCCTTGGCCACGTCGAGTCCGAGCACGCTGAAGATCAACACCTTGCCGCCTTCCTGCGTGCCGACCTTGCCCGGCACGAAGAACAGCATGGCATCGAGCGCGGCCGAGAACACCTCGATCGCCAGCGCCCGTTCGAACGTGATCGGGACGCCGAGCAGGAACAAGATCAGGTACACTTCGAGCACGCCGAGCGCCCAGCCAATGAAAAAGCAACCTGCCGAGGCGACAAAGCTCCAGCTGTCCGAGGCGTGGAAATCTACAATTGCATCATCGAGCCGCTGCAGCCGGGCGGCGAGCTCGAACAGCGAACGCGGCAAGCCGAGCGCGTGCAACGCCCGCAGCAGCGGCGCAAACAACCCGTTGCGCTGCATCACAAGTAAGAGCGCCGCGGCGGCGGCCAGCACCGCCACCCCGATCAACAGGCCCCGCCGCAGCGGCGGCGGCAGCGGCGTTCGTTCGAGCACCCACAGCAGGCCGACGACGATGAAGGCAACTTGCCCGACGGTCTGGCTGAGCTTGGCGATGGCCACCGAGGCCACCAGCGTGGTCGCCGGTGCCTGCTGGCGCAGCAGCCGAATACGAACGAACTCGCCGCCGAGGGTGGCGGTGGGCGTAACGTAGTTGATGGCGTCACCCGCAATGCGCGCGCCCAACAGCCGCGTGAAGCCGATCGGCGCATCCGAGGATGGAAAGGCGTAGCGCCAGCCCAGCGTGTTGGCCGTGTAGGCCAGCGCTTCTTGCAACACGATCAGGCCGATGCCCCAGCCGACGGCGCGGATGTTATCGAGCACCACCCGCGGCCCAATCTCGCGCAACAGGAGCGCGAACAATGCCACCCCGGCGACGAGAACGGCGCGCTCGAATACTCGCCACCGGCGCGCCGCAACCGTTGGCCCGGCTGGGCTACGCGGCATCTCGCTGAGCGTGCCGGCGCCGGCGTCGTCTGGGTCTCGCTGTTTCAATGCTCGCGCTTCGGCCGTCAGTCGGCATCACGCCAGCGGTAGGCCCAGAGCAAGGCGGCCGCAAACACGTAAGTGCCGAAGGCCGTACCCCACAGGAACCAGTGCAAGCGCCCGAACAGCGCCAGGGCGAACAACAGGTAGGCGAAGTCGCGGTTCATCACGCTCTCGCCCGCCCGCAATACCAGGCGGCGAATGCGGCCTTTGCCGCCGCGCGCCGGGGTTTTGGTTTGTGGCCCCTGCACTGGGCGCAGAAAGCACCAGTAAGTCGCCAGCGCCGCCGTCGCGAAGCCGCCTAACATGAGCGCGACCAACGGCGCGTAATTCTCCGCGGGGTGCTGCCGGTACTGGCCCACGCCCAAAGCGACAAAGATCGCGACGTGGACGATGTTGTCGGTGATGACGTCGAAGTAATGCCCGAAGGGGGTTTCTTGAAACTTCAGCCGAGCCACCTCGCCGTCGCAGCCGTCGATCACGGTGGCGCACAAGAACGTAAAAGTGCCGAGGAGGTCGAGTGCGTAGGTGCCTTGCGCCAGGCTCCACGCACCCAGCAGGCCAATCGTGGTGCCTATGATCGTGATGTGGTTCGGCCGCAGCGCGGTATGGACCAGGCGCCGGCTGAGCCATTGCGAGACCGAGCGATCGAGCCAGCGCGCCAGCGGCCCGTCGCTCTCGGCGGTTGCGGCGCGCAACTGCGCAAACAACGCGGCCTCGGCCGCGCGTGCCGTGGCATCATCCATGACCCGCATGCAGACGGCAGCGCTCGGCGCCACGGGCGGCTCGGGGTCGAGTCCGCGCAGCGGGTTGGCGGCATCGCCGTCGAGTTCGGCCAGCACCGCTGCAGGGCAGAGCACGATCTGCGCCCCGCCCACGCCGCCGAAGGCAACGGGCCGGCCGTTGACGCGGGTGTCGTACAGCTGCGCCAGGGTGTCGCTGGTCACCAGACAATCGCCGGGAACGATAGCC
Above is a genomic segment from Deltaproteobacteria bacterium containing:
- a CDS encoding efflux RND transporter permease subunit; this encodes MRLADLCIRRPVFATMMIAFLVVLGLFSYRQLAVDLFPNIDFPIVTVTTTLQGASVEEVESGITKPLEEAVNTIEGIDELRSVTKEGLSFIVVMFVLERNREAAAQDVRDKVAAVISQLPEGTDTPVVDKFDVESSPILSIAVSGDRDLREVTEIARKLVKEDVETLRGVGSVILTGGLDRAINVSVDTGKLAAYNLSVQQIKAALRAQNLEVPGGRVDQGPKELVLRTMGRIGSVADFTKLIVGNVHGRPLTIGDVGTVTDSFVEPRSRARLDGRVAVNLLLRKQSGTNTVEVIDTVKRRLDQLAQVLPRDIQLEVIRDHSRFIKRSIDEVQFHLVLAAVLVSLTVMLFIANLRATLIAAVAIPASIISTFTLMRALGFTINNLTMLGLVLATGVVIDDAVVVLENIFRHMEERGASALDAASAATKEISLAVMATTLSLVVIFLPVAFMSGRAGRFLHSYGITVACAIMVSLLISFTLTPMLCSRFLRVTRGRHSRQRGAYAAIARGYGAILRWSLHHRWVIIALSIVTVYTSVPLFRGLGKDFLPQDDQSEFEVVIQTPEGYSLSRTSQVFAELEARLQQLPAVRHLLTTIGDASGRLKAGSGPVTQGTVYVRLSELEERPFSQLAVMKQAREVLADFPDLRASVQNINLFVGGGQRQTEIELDLSGPSIEKLAEYSEKIMAGMRSTRGIVDVDTTLSVRQPELRVQISRPKASEFGIKVQDIAATLQTLVGGEPVTKFKEEQDQYDVWLRAELADRSDPRALGDLMVATPRGELIRLANLASWSEERGPAEIDHFNRQRKVTLVANLDGIALSTATERIDQLIAGLEMPATYRAKFSGRAKALAETGTNFIIAFALSLIFMYMILAAQFESFLHPITILLALPLSIPFALVSLLVLGDTLNMYSILGLFMLFGIVKKNGILQIDYTNTLRAQGLAREAAILQANHVRLRPILMTTVMLVAGMIPIALGRGPGSGTRASMAKVIIGGQALCLLLTLLLTPVAYSLLDDLGRWQPVARLAAGLRGLAARLPVLANGRKQA
- a CDS encoding efflux RND transporter periplasmic adaptor subunit, translating into MTRRRGMLALLLLLSAGCAPHGDTLPAAATPAQAAVPVTVAAAVIRPSERQVSFVGTLFGNEEVTLSSQVEGQIKSITADMGDHIDAEQVLAEVEDDQLRARLREVEATLAKARADEARGRQLVEQKVISPTEYETMKTHVAVIEAQRDTFTVTLSHARVRSPLTGSVAKRLVSAGEYVRPGTPLFALVADDPLKLRGDVPERFANELQLQQGVRVRVDAFPGTVFEGRLTRISPASNRDNRSLTVEALVDNHERQLKAGFFANAAIVTRRDDDAVMVPPEALITFAGVTKLFVIADNAAHERQVQPGTRSAEGLIEITQGLRAGELVATSGLSKLQNGAAVSVRKQEEKREQAG
- a CDS encoding TetR/AcrR family transcriptional regulator yields the protein MRGRKKSPDIRAAILRCATEVFAQREFHEVLTDDIAAKLGIGKGTIYRYFDSKEALYFATIVEGLKGMRAAVDEALRQPAPLAVIIQRLVETILRYFWNRRDFFILLHRHEPKLDPRERAEWQQQREEVVEQVRGVLERALPRPTLGRQHPRQAVEILFGMIRSAALFRAPGDRPAALANVIAAAFLHGVTVNAAEVGRVTRGEGVAGARLARPTVARRQLQHRRGGKSIS
- the gloB gene encoding hydroxyacylglutathione hydrolase, with the protein product MKVVIIPQLTDNYAYLIVDEATKMAAVVDCAEAQAVIEAAKRERATLTAVLPTHHHYDHVGGHEALLASHPQLAVYGVDERIPGLTQRVEDGATVAIGNLALRVLLIPAHTTGHVAYYCSQEHALFTGDTLFAGGCGRLFEGDAAMMLRSLSLLLALPDDTRVYFGHEYTEKNLRFALSLEPQNQALRRQYDRVVELVKRHQPTTPTTLAIEQATNPFLRCRSPELRATLRRQYPELATDEVSIFAKVRALKDVF
- the hpnK gene encoding hopanoid biosynthesis-associated protein HpnK, which codes for MSRRLIVSADDFGMSAGVNAAVLRAHREGILGDASLMVNGAAAAEAIELAHAAPALSVGLHLVLAQGRATLPPRAIPDLVDAGGFFRTQPIRAALGYFFKLGVRQQVRREVCAQIEKFLAAGLTLSHVDGHVNIHLHPTILNLLVALSAQYGIRAVRLTREPLVTALRLDRRHAARKLAEGLTFNALSAYARPRLAAQGVRHPDRLFGLHQSGHLTEAYLLRLLPRLAPGVTELYCHPALLDAEARRWRPANYESEAELAALTSPRVAARIRDLGIDRITYRQLEAR
- a CDS encoding flippase-like domain-containing protein, with the translated sequence MKQRDPDDAGAGTLSEMPRSPAGPTVAARRWRVFERAVLVAGVALFALLLREIGPRVVLDNIRAVGWGIGLIVLQEALAYTANTLGWRYAFPSSDAPIGFTRLLGARIAGDAINYVTPTATLGGEFVRIRLLRQQAPATTLVASVAIAKLSQTVGQVAFIVVGLLWVLERTPLPPPLRRGLLIGVAVLAAAAALLLVMQRNGLFAPLLRALHALGLPRSLFELAARLQRLDDAIVDFHASDSWSFVASAGCFFIGWALGVLEVYLILFLLGVPITFERALAIEVFSAALDAMLFFVPGKVGTQEGGKVLIFSVLGLDVAKGLSLGILRRIRELVWAGIGLLILSRLHGGLPPLAKPEAARG
- a CDS encoding CDP-alcohol phosphatidyltransferase family protein, giving the protein MNTALILPLTASSFRPIAGLPLIQRTVLGALRGGFERVVVMPGAEPARLQQLLAADPRLHRVEVSAQPPARIISEGQVAIVPGDCLVTSDTLAQLYDTRVNGRPVAFGGVGGAQIVLCPAAVLAELDGDAANPLRGLDPEPPVAPSAAVCMRVMDDATARAAEAALFAQLRAATAESDGPLARWLDRSVSQWLSRRLVHTALRPNHITIIGTTIGLLGAWSLAQGTYALDLLGTFTFLCATVIDGCDGEVARLKFQETPFGHYFDVITDNIVHVAIFVALGVGQYRQHPAENYAPLVALMLGGFATAALATYWCFLRPVQGPQTKTPARGGKGRIRRLVLRAGESVMNRDFAYLLFALALFGRLHWFLWGTAFGTYVFAAALLWAYRWRDAD